The Nitrospinota bacterium nucleotide sequence TCGAAAGCGAAGAGCTGAAGGCCATGCTCTATGAGATATGCCCCGAGGAGAAGGTGAAACACTTCGAAGAAACGGGGGACCTGGACTTCGGCCATGAAATTCCAGGCTTGGCGCGGTACCGCGCAAACTTCTTCATGCAGAAATACGGCATCGCCGCCGTCTTCCGCCAGATTCCGTCGGAAGTGCTCACCGCCGAACAGCTTGGCCTGCCGCCTATATTCAAAAAGCTGGCGACGCTCAACAAGGGCCTTGTGCTGGTGACGGGGCCGACGGGGTCTGGTAAGTCCACCACGCTGGCAGCCATTGTGGATCACGCCAACAAGGTGCGCAAAGACCACATTCTCACCGTGGAAGACCCGATAGAATTCGTGCACAAGTCCCAGCAGGCCATCGTCAACCACCGCGAGGTGGGGACACACACAAAATCGTTCGCCTCGGCGTTGCGCGGGGCGTTGCGCGAAGACCCGGACATCATACTCGTAGGCGAAATGCGCGACCTGGAGACGATACAACTGGCCCTTGAGGCGGCGTCCACGGGGCACCTTGTGTTCGGAACGCTGCACACCCAGTCCGCGGCCAAGACCGTGGACCGAGTGATAGACGTGTTCCCCGCCAACCAGCAGGGTCAGATCCGCACCACCCTTTCAGAATCTCTCAAGGCGGTCATCGCCCAGAACCTTTTCCGGCGGGTGGACAAAAAAGGGCGCTGCGCGGCGCTGGAGATACTTGTTTGCACCCCGGCGGTGGGCAACCTTATCCGCGAAGGCAAGACTTTCCAGATACCCTCCGTGATCCAGACCGGCAAGAAGTTCGGGATGATGTCTTTGGACGACGCGATCCTGGAGCTTTTGCAAAAGGGGTGGATCGGCGCGGAGGACGCATACGCAAAATCGATAGAAAAACAGCGGTTCGTCAACTTCCTCAAGGAGCCGCCGGACGTTTTCGGTTAAAAAAAAGAAAGGCGCTTCCCATGTTCGATGTACCGGCCGAGGCGCTTGGGTTCGTCTCGGCCCACAAGCGGTTCCTCATATCCACACATGTGAACCCGGACGGAGACGGGATAGGCTCGGCCATGGGGCTAAAATGGGCGCTTGTGCGCCTTGGCAAGGAAGCGGAGATCGTCATAGAGTCCGATCCTCCCGCCATGTATGATTTTTTCGGAAATTACGGATGGGTGAAGGGGATCGGCCCCGCCACGGCGCCGTTGGAAAAATTCGACACGGTGATCACCGTGGACGCCCCGAACATAGAGCGGCTGGGCAAGGCCGCGCAGCTTATCGCCGGTGGTGCGAAAGTTATGGTGATAGACCACCACGTCTCCAACGAAAAATTCGGCGATGTGAACTATATAGACGAGACCGCCGCCGCGTCCGCCGAGATGATATACCGCTTCGTGCGCGCCCTGGGGCTTACTCCGGACAGGGACTGCGCGGAGTACCTTTATTCCGGGATATTGATAGACACCGGGCGGTTCCGGTTTTCCAACACTTCGCCGGAGGTGCTGCGGGCCGGGGCGGACCTGGTGGCGGCCGGGGCGCGCCCGCACAAGATCGCCGAGCGGCTGTTCTTCACCAACACATTCGAGACCACCAAGGGGCTGGGCAAAATGATCGAGTCCATCCAACTGCACGCAGGGGGCAAAGTGGCCACGGCGGAATTCGGGCTCGAATATATAAATAGTGAAGAGTGGAAGAAAGTGGACACGGAAGGGTTCGTCAACCATCCGCTGGCCATCGAGGGGGTGGAGGTGGCGGTGTTTTTCAAGGAAGTGAAGCCCGGCGTCACCCGCGCCAGTTTGCGGGCGAAGAACGATTTCGACGTGAACGCCGTGGCGGGAATATTCGGCGGCGGCGGCCACGCCAAGGCGGCCGGCTGCACCATCAACGCACCGCTGGAAGAAGCGAAGAAGAAACTGCTGGGGGAGATAGCAAAAGCGCTTTAGGCCACTTTCATCTTCAAGGCAAATATCTTCACAGCCAGGCGTAAATTTCCCTAACTGGCCATCGGGTCCTGCTGGTCGTAAATGGTCTGGTACCGGATCGGCCTTGTCAGCCGCTCGTCTGATTTGGGGATCAATAGCTGGTTTCGTATCCGAAGCCACGCCACATCCCCTTTTATCTCGCGCAACCTGCCGTCCGTCGGCGCTTTGCTGTGTTCGTTATGGGCGTACACCACCATGAGCACCGCCACGCCAAAATCCTCCGTTTCGTGGATCAGGAACTTGCGGCGGAAATCCGGATTCCCGTTGGGATGATGCTCGATCCAGGCGATGTCGTCGTTCTCCAGCTTTATCAGGGTGTACTTGGCGATGCCGTTCTCCGCGATCTTGGTCATCGTCCTGCTTTCCGACGACGACACGAACACCGTGCTGTAAAACGGAGCCTGGCGCAGGAACTGGGCCGCAAGCACCGCCGCCGTCCTCCTGCCGGAGACGCTGTGGTGGAATGAGTAATACTCGAAAAGTTTTTCCACCATCTCCTGGGCGCTCTTGTCCCCTTTCTCGTAAATGTCCTTGGAGACGTAGCGCAATTCCTTGCCCAGCGCCTCGGCCGCGTCGTCGAGCATCCAGTCTATCCGCACGTGGTAGTGGGAAAGGTAAAACCTGTTCTTGTGCTTTATGGAAATATCCCTCTGTATGAGCAGGGCGTAGTCCACCGGCAGAAGGTTGCGCAGAAGCTCCATGAACCCGGTGGTCTCGAAATATTTCTGCTTGGTCTGGAACCTGTCGGCGAAGTTCATGCCGGTGAGCTTCAGTTCGCCAAGGTTTTCCTTGGTCACCTTGTTGTCGTCGAAAAAGCGTATGTTCTTTTTCATCTCGGGGGGGAAGGCGCCTTCGGAGAATATGGCGATGAATCCGTTCATCAACTGGTTTTCCTGCTCCACCACTTTGGCCCTGGGTTTCAATTCGCGCTTTTCTACAAAAGGATAGGGGACGCCGGCCTGAAGGAAATTTTTGTACGAGTCCACCAGGGCGAAGTCCACCAAATGACTCTCCAGTTCGTCCCGGAGGTATTTGTAAAGCGCCCGCACCCTTTTCTCGTCCCGGCCAAGCTCGTTCTTGTGCAACCACATAAAACACAACCCTCAAAGGTGAAGTCGGGGCGCGGCGCGTACCCTGGCGCGGCGCAAGCTTCATTATTTTAACAGGTTTTGAGTGGGCTGGGATATCTTTGCCACAGGGAATTTCCGCGGAATCGTCCAATATATGACCATGCGGCGGTGTGTGCGCCCTATAAAATCTCCATAAGCTTTTCGATCTCCTCCGCCGTGTTGAAAAAATGGGGCGCCACCCGAATCCCGGCGCCACGCTCCATCACCATTATTTTTGCCGCGTGAAGCTTTTTCACAAGGGCTCCGTTGTCGCGCGGGTCTTTGGCGGTGAATATAAGGATGTTGGACCGTTCCCCCCGTCCAATCGGTGAAAGTACGTTGAATCCCTTTGCCGTCAACCGCTCGCCCAGCAACCGGTTCAACGCCAGGATATGTTCTTCGTTGCGTTCCACCCCCATCATGGTCACCGTCGCCAGAGATTCTTTCAGCCCGTGAATCCCCATCATGTTCGGCGTCCCCTCCTCGAACCGTTCGGCGGTGGGCTGCAATGTGAAATCTATATGGCCGAAGTTGTAGCAGTCCTTCACCGTGTGCCATCCGGCGCGGGTGACGTCCAGAAGCTCCATCCGCTCTTTGGCGCAATAGAATATCCCGATCCCCTCCGGGGCGCACAGCCACTTGTGGCCGCCACACGCCAGGAAGTCTATCCCGAAAGATTTCACGTCCATCGGCAGGGCGCCGAGGGACTGTATGGCGTCCACGCAAAGGAGGAATCCCTTGTCCCGCGCCATCTGGCCCAATGCGGCCAGGTCCGCCCGGTATCCTGTGATGTACTGCACGGACGATATGGCCACGATCCGGGTCTTGCCTGTCACCGCTTCGGCGATCATGTCCGGCGTCACGCGGCCGTCCCGGCTTTTCACCACCCGCACCGTCACCCCCTTGCGCTTAAGGTTGAGCCAGGGGTACACGTTGGACGGAAACTCGATGTCGCCGATGATCACCTCGTCCCCCTCTCGCCACTTAAGACCCTCCGCCACTATGGACACCCCATCGGAGGTGTTTTTGATGAAGGCTATCTCCTCAACACCCCCTCCGGTGATACTTGCCGCGGCGCTCCTGGTTTTGGCCACAGTGTTCTTCCAGTTTTCCATGTTCAGATAGGCGTTATCGCAAACATCTGATGCAAAAGCGCTTACAGCGTCCCTTGTTTTGGTGGGCATGGGGGCCAGCGCGGCGCTGCTCAAAAAGATATATTCAGAACATATTGGAAAATTGCGCCTTATGGTTTCAGATTCGACCGGGCTGAACATCAGGGTTTTCCTTTCAGTAGCTATCTTGTGACTTTACAATGATTTGATGATTTTATCACCCATCAGGGCGCAAACGCCATCATGACGTAAATTAACGGGGAAAAGCGGTTTACAGGCTGTTTGTTGATAGTTTACTATAATAAGGTTAAAGATTGATTGAAAGAGTGTTTGGAATGAGTCACCAGAATGGGGCGGACCTGCATTTGCACAGCGCATGCTCAGATGGATCCGAAAGTCCGGCGCAGATTGTCCGCAGGGCAATGGACCTGGATCTTGCCTGCGTGGCGCTCACAGACCACGACACTGTTTCCGGCATAGAGGAAGCCTCGGCGGAAGCGGAAAGGCAGGGGATAGAGTTCATTCCGGGGGTGGAAATCTCGTCCCATGTTGGTGAAAAAAGCGTCCATATTCTGGGTTACCTGATGGACACGCAAAGCGCCCCGTTTCAGAAGATCATTGTGAACAACCAGTCCGGCCGCCGCTCCAGGATGGAACGGATGGTGAAAAAACTCAACGAGATCGGATATGATGTGACCCTTTCCGGAGTGCTTGAATTTGTGGGACAGGGAACCATCGGCAGGTCGCTTCTGGCCAAATACCTGGTCAAGCGCGGCTTTTTCAAGAACGTGGAGGATGTTTTCCACTCGATCCTCGGGGATGGCAAGGCGGTATATGAGCCGGTCCCCAAATTCACCCCGGAGGAAGCGTTGGCGCTGATAACCGAGGCTGGGGGAGTGTCTTCGCTTGCCCACCCGGGATACACGGACATAGACGGGATGATACCCGCGCTTGTGGACGCGGGGCTGGACGGCATAGAGGTATTCAGCCCGCAGCATGACAGCGCCACTTCCAGGCGCTACATGCGCATGGCCGACGAGATGGACCTTGTTGTCACCGGCGGATCGGACAGCCACGGCCCGGGGATGAGCTGGAGGAACATGGGGAGTGTGCGGCTGGACTACGGCCACGTGGAACGGTTGAAGGAGAGGGTGAACCGCAAGGGCGCCAGGATGGCGCCAGGAGGGAATGGAATATGAAACTTCGCAAGGAAATGATCGACTTTCTCGCCGGGAGGATAGTCACCACGCTGTCGGAAAAGGAGCTTATAGACTATTCCGACGATTACGACGGGGTGATGGAGACCATATCGGCGATCATCTTCGAGGACCTGAGCGTGGAGGACAACCTAAACGACGAGGTGAAGGTCATGCTCGAAAAGATGGGCGAGGAGTTGGACAAGACCAACGTCAACTACCGGAAGATGTTCCAGATGGTAAAACAGAAACTGGCCCGCGAACGCGGCATAATCCTTTAAAGGAGGGGGCGGGATGAAACTTTCCAGGGAAAAGATCAACCATCTTTCCAAGCTGATCCTCCGGGGCTTTCTGGACGACGACCGAGTGGAGTTTTTCTGCGACGAGAACGACCTTCGCCTGGAGATCGTCAACGTGCTGCGCGACGAGCTGCAGATCGAGGACGAGATAGACGAGACCGTGCGCCACATCATCGAGTCCTACTCGCGGGACATAAAGGAAGGCTCCAACGAGTGGGACATCCTTTATCACAAGCACTATAACGAAGAGACGAAAAAACGGCGCGGCGTGTCGCTGGGGTGATGGGCCGGAGCGCCCGCGTGCCGGCTTTTCGCTGTTTTCTGGACACGGCGGCCTGCGGGACGTTGACTTTCAAAAAGGGGCGGACATCATGAAAACTTGCCAGGCCTGCGGTTCAAGCGAAGTTGTTACCGATCTCGCCGTATTGCACGAGTCCCATGGGGGAAGCCATCCAATCTATTTTGAGATGATAGAGCCGGAACCGGCCAAACCTTCTTTTTCGTGGGCGCCGGACAGCGCAATAAACTATATCCACGCCACTGCATGCGGAAAATGCGGGAACGTCCAGTTGTTTGTGGAGAACAGCGCGGAATTGCTGGCCTTGCATAACAAGGGATATAAAGGCAATCGACAGGAAGATTGAAGCGTCAGGCTCCCTGTTTCACATACGCCCTTAAACTCGGAATGGCAAACCTGTCTATCAGATCGAGCATCCGATCGTCCACCTTGTTGTCGGTGACAAGTTTTGAAAACTTGCGGATGCCATGGTCGTGCTCGCCCAGGTAAAAAGGCATGATTTGCGATTCTCCACTGTCAAACGCATCGAACAGGTTGAACGCCTTCAGGAACGCTATCGCGCATTCCAGGTACAGGGGGCGAATGCCGCGAAGGTAGCGGCTGAAAGGCTCCGTTATCACCCTTCTTAGCGGTGTTTCCACAAGCCCGTGCGTCACAAGCTGCCGTTTGAAGTACATCGCCGCGTCCACCCGTTCCGGCAGGAACTTTGCCCGCGCCTCCCGCTCATACCCTTCGGCCACAACTATCAGGGCGTGGTCCGCCTCGTCCAGGCGGCGCACGATGTCCCCCAGAGTCTCCGGGGTGAACTTAAAGCCGGGCAGCACGATAAGGTGCGCCCGCGCCGCCGCACCGGACATGAGGGCATGTTTACCGGAGTCCCGTCCCATCATTTCGAGTATGTATATGCGCTTGTGGGTGTATGCGTCGTCGAAAAGGCCTTTTGCTATCTTCGCCCCTTCCTCCGCCCCGGTCAGGTAGCCCACGGCGATGTCGCCAAGTATGTCGCTGTCCACGGAGACGTTGATAAAGCCTGTCTGGATGTCCGGCAACAGATCGTTGAGAGCTTTGATCCCCGCCAGCGTGCCGTTTCCACCCACGCCGATGACATGGGTGAATCCGGTCTCGCGTATGTATCCGGCCGCCGCTTTCTGCTTTTCCGGCTTTGCGAAATCAGGGTATCGTTCCGACCGGAACTCGCACCCCGGCAGGTC carries:
- a CDS encoding aminotransferase class V-fold PLP-dependent enzyme, giving the protein MSSAALAPMPTKTRDAVSAFASDVCDNAYLNMENWKNTVAKTRSAAASITGGGVEEIAFIKNTSDGVSIVAEGLKWREGDEVIIGDIEFPSNVYPWLNLKRKGVTVRVVKSRDGRVTPDMIAEAVTGKTRIVAISSVQYITGYRADLAALGQMARDKGFLLCVDAIQSLGALPMDVKSFGIDFLACGGHKWLCAPEGIGIFYCAKERMELLDVTRAGWHTVKDCYNFGHIDFTLQPTAERFEEGTPNMMGIHGLKESLATVTMMGVERNEEHILALNRLLGERLTAKGFNVLSPIGRGERSNILIFTAKDPRDNGALVKKLHAAKIMVMERGAGIRVAPHFFNTAEEIEKLMEIL
- a CDS encoding DUF507 family protein; translated protein: MKLRKEMIDFLAGRIVTTLSEKELIDYSDDYDGVMETISAIIFEDLSVEDNLNDEVKVMLEKMGEELDKTNVNYRKMFQMVKQKLARERGIIL
- a CDS encoding type IV pilus twitching motility protein PilT, encoding MAKIDAFFKLMADQGASDLHLVSGQQPVLRIHGEMERVKYKVLESEELKAMLYEICPEEKVKHFEETGDLDFGHEIPGLARYRANFFMQKYGIAAVFRQIPSEVLTAEQLGLPPIFKKLATLNKGLVLVTGPTGSGKSTTLAAIVDHANKVRKDHILTVEDPIEFVHKSQQAIVNHREVGTHTKSFASALRGALREDPDIILVGEMRDLETIQLALEAASTGHLVFGTLHTQSAAKTVDRVIDVFPANQQGQIRTTLSESLKAVIAQNLFRRVDKKGRCAALEILVCTPAVGNLIREGKTFQIPSVIQTGKKFGMMSLDDAILELLQKGWIGAEDAYAKSIEKQRFVNFLKEPPDVFG
- a CDS encoding bifunctional oligoribonuclease/PAP phosphatase NrnA — its product is MFDVPAEALGFVSAHKRFLISTHVNPDGDGIGSAMGLKWALVRLGKEAEIVIESDPPAMYDFFGNYGWVKGIGPATAPLEKFDTVITVDAPNIERLGKAAQLIAGGAKVMVIDHHVSNEKFGDVNYIDETAAASAEMIYRFVRALGLTPDRDCAEYLYSGILIDTGRFRFSNTSPEVLRAGADLVAAGARPHKIAERLFFTNTFETTKGLGKMIESIQLHAGGKVATAEFGLEYINSEEWKKVDTEGFVNHPLAIEGVEVAVFFKEVKPGVTRASLRAKNDFDVNAVAGIFGGGGHAKAAGCTINAPLEEAKKKLLGEIAKAL
- a CDS encoding PHP domain-containing protein, which codes for MSHQNGADLHLHSACSDGSESPAQIVRRAMDLDLACVALTDHDTVSGIEEASAEAERQGIEFIPGVEISSHVGEKSVHILGYLMDTQSAPFQKIIVNNQSGRRSRMERMVKKLNEIGYDVTLSGVLEFVGQGTIGRSLLAKYLVKRGFFKNVEDVFHSILGDGKAVYEPVPKFTPEEALALITEAGGVSSLAHPGYTDIDGMIPALVDAGLDGIEVFSPQHDSATSRRYMRMADEMDLVVTGGSDSHGPGMSWRNMGSVRLDYGHVERLKERVNRKGARMAPGGNGI
- a CDS encoding 6-phosphofructokinase; amino-acid sequence: MADERKALIIFDGGNAPGYTAVATSLTEEGDKRGYEVYAAFEGFRSLTGDNLADERLIRLVMSRRQSWKLNATGIPTRSLYRAVDLPGCEFRSERYPDFAKPEKQKAAAGYIRETGFTHVIGVGGNGTLAGIKALNDLLPDIQTGFINVSVDSDILGDIAVGYLTGAEEGAKIAKGLFDDAYTHKRIYILEMMGRDSGKHALMSGAAARAHLIVLPGFKFTPETLGDIVRRLDEADHALIVVAEGYEREARAKFLPERVDAAMYFKRQLVTHGLVETPLRRVITEPFSRYLRGIRPLYLECAIAFLKAFNLFDAFDSGESQIMPFYLGEHDHGIRKFSKLVTDNKVDDRMLDLIDRFAIPSLRAYVKQGA
- a CDS encoding DUF507 family protein, whose protein sequence is MKLSREKINHLSKLILRGFLDDDRVEFFCDENDLRLEIVNVLRDELQIEDEIDETVRHIIESYSRDIKEGSNEWDILYHKHYNEETKKRRGVSLG